In the Thauera sedimentorum genome, one interval contains:
- a CDS encoding alanine/glycine:cation symporter family protein, protein MLDLLNDLLWGKVLIVVLIGLGLVFTIGSRFVQFRHFGRMFRILGANQAFSRDKHGHLSSFQALMLSVAGRVGGGNIAGVAVAITLGGPGSIFWMWVVGLIGMATSFFECTLAQAYKQAEPDGTYRGGPAHYIARGMGANWKWLAGLYSVLLLVTFGFGFNALQSYSVATSFEDAFGIPVLATGIGLAVVVAAIVVGGVKRIAVVAEVLVPVMAIGYLAIALAVVALNLDAIPAVFSLIVKSAFGLEPAIGGGIGAAIMMGVKRGLFSNEAGLGSAPNVAAVAYVPHPASQGVVQAFSVFIDTLILCSCTAFIVLLGSVYQPGAASEIGGVALTQASLAGHVGEWGRVFVSVALMLFGFTTIIYNYYLGENSLAFFSDRNPLLIAVYRVVVIGLCGWGATTDLGTAFAFADVTMGFLALANLFALAMLFKRGLRLMRDFDEQIAAGVEEPVFDAAKFADLGIDPDAWKLEEEDEPRTVSARVRTA, encoded by the coding sequence ATGCTTGACCTGCTCAACGACCTCCTGTGGGGCAAGGTGCTGATCGTCGTGCTGATCGGCCTGGGCCTGGTGTTCACCATCGGTTCGCGCTTCGTGCAGTTCCGCCACTTTGGCCGCATGTTCCGCATCCTCGGCGCCAACCAGGCGTTCTCGCGCGACAAGCATGGCCACCTGTCCTCCTTCCAGGCGCTGATGCTGTCGGTCGCCGGCCGGGTGGGCGGCGGCAACATCGCCGGCGTGGCGGTGGCGATCACCCTCGGCGGGCCGGGGTCGATCTTCTGGATGTGGGTGGTCGGCCTGATCGGCATGGCGACCAGCTTCTTCGAATGCACGCTGGCGCAGGCCTACAAGCAGGCCGAGCCGGACGGCACCTACCGCGGCGGGCCGGCGCACTACATCGCGCGCGGCATGGGGGCGAACTGGAAGTGGCTGGCCGGGTTGTATTCGGTGCTGCTGCTGGTGACCTTCGGCTTCGGTTTCAACGCGCTGCAGTCGTACTCGGTGGCCACCTCCTTCGAGGACGCGTTCGGTATTCCGGTGCTTGCCACCGGCATCGGCCTGGCAGTGGTGGTGGCCGCTATCGTGGTTGGCGGCGTCAAGCGCATCGCGGTGGTCGCCGAGGTGCTGGTGCCGGTGATGGCGATCGGCTACCTGGCGATCGCGCTGGCGGTGGTGGCGCTCAACCTGGACGCCATCCCCGCGGTGTTTTCGCTGATCGTCAAGAGCGCCTTCGGCCTGGAGCCGGCGATCGGCGGCGGCATCGGTGCGGCCATCATGATGGGGGTCAAGCGCGGCCTGTTCTCCAACGAGGCCGGGCTGGGCAGCGCGCCCAACGTGGCCGCGGTGGCCTACGTGCCGCATCCGGCCAGCCAGGGCGTGGTGCAGGCCTTCTCGGTGTTCATCGACACGCTGATCCTGTGCTCCTGCACCGCCTTCATCGTGCTGCTCGGCTCGGTGTACCAGCCCGGCGCGGCCAGCGAAATCGGCGGCGTGGCGCTCACCCAGGCCTCGCTGGCCGGCCATGTGGGCGAGTGGGGACGGGTTTTCGTCAGTGTTGCGCTGATGCTCTTCGGTTTCACCACCATCATCTACAACTACTACCTCGGCGAGAACAGCCTGGCCTTCTTCAGCGACCGCAACCCGCTGCTGATCGCGGTGTACCGCGTGGTGGTGATCGGCCTGTGCGGCTGGGGCGCGACCACCGACCTGGGCACCGCCTTCGCCTTTGCCGACGTCACCATGGGCTTCCTGGCGCTGGCCAACCTGTTCGCGCTGGCCATGCTGTTCAAGCGCGGCCTGCGCCTGATGCGCGATTTCGACGAGCAGATCGCCGCCGGTGTCGAAGAGCCGGTGTTCGACGCGGCCAAGTTCGCCGATCTGGGCATCGACCCGGACGCCTGGAAGCTCGAAGAGGAAGACGAGCCGCGCACCGTTTCCGCCCGGGTTCGTACCGCCTGA
- a CDS encoding helix-turn-helix domain-containing protein codes for MNEDFARNLRLLCSYYRSIAEVCRRLGINRPQFNRYLSGRYLPAANTLRRFCDFFGVEEHEIMLPSAQFERLVQVRPRSSAAPATGAPEAPHLARLREIGSAGLDKYLGYYFETYLSMACPGRILRTLVCLERREEGIYYQRTERLIEHPREKAYHGIYLGTAHFLTDRIFLTDYETLTGLEITQTILFPSFKNRVTRLTGLKLGVSGSGERMPCCTRVVYEYLGPRIDVRRALRLCGLYEMDDPQIDEATRNAVTNTSAEGEWHFRARF; via the coding sequence ATGAACGAGGACTTCGCCCGCAACCTGCGCCTGCTGTGCAGCTACTACCGCTCGATCGCCGAGGTCTGCCGCCGCCTCGGCATCAATCGCCCGCAGTTCAACCGCTACCTGAGCGGACGCTACCTGCCGGCGGCGAACACCCTGCGCCGTTTCTGCGACTTCTTCGGCGTCGAGGAACACGAGATCATGCTGCCCAGCGCGCAGTTCGAGCGCCTGGTGCAGGTGCGTCCGCGCAGCAGCGCGGCGCCGGCCACCGGCGCGCCGGAAGCGCCTCATCTTGCGCGGCTGCGCGAGATCGGCAGCGCCGGGCTGGACAAGTATCTCGGCTACTACTTCGAGACCTATCTGTCGATGGCCTGTCCGGGGCGCATCTTGCGCACCCTGGTATGCCTGGAACGGCGCGAGGAAGGAATCTACTACCAGCGCACCGAGCGGCTGATCGAGCATCCGCGCGAGAAGGCCTATCACGGCATCTACCTGGGCACCGCGCATTTCCTCACCGACCGCATCTTCCTCACCGACTACGAGACGCTGACCGGCCTGGAGATCACCCAGACCATTCTCTTTCCCTCGTTCAAGAACCGGGTGACCCGCCTCACCGGGCTCAAGCTGGGGGTGTCGGGCAGCGGGGAGCGCATGCCGTGCTGCACGCGGGTGGTGTATGAGTATCTCGGCCCGCGCATCGACGTGCGTCGCGCCCTGCGGCTGTGCGGGCTCTACGAGATGGACGATCCGCAGATCGACGAGGCGACCCGCAATGCGGTCACCAACACATCCGCCGAGGGAGAGTGGCACTTCCGCGCGCGCTTCTGA
- the dksA gene encoding RNA polymerase-binding protein DksA, with translation MAEDTLHKQFPPYVPAKGEDYMSEKQLAHFRNILDTLKRELMEDIERTVHTLQDEATVFADPNDRASQESDIALELRNRDRERKLIKKIDEALGRINDGEYGYCDSCGVEIGLKRLEARPTATLCIDCKTLEEMRERQVAK, from the coding sequence ATGGCAGAAGACACCCTGCACAAGCAGTTTCCGCCCTATGTTCCCGCCAAGGGCGAGGATTACATGAGCGAGAAGCAGTTGGCACACTTCCGCAACATCCTCGACACCCTCAAGCGCGAACTGATGGAAGACATCGAGCGCACGGTACACACGCTGCAGGACGAGGCCACCGTGTTCGCCGACCCCAACGACCGCGCCAGCCAGGAGTCCGACATCGCCCTGGAACTGCGCAACCGCGACCGCGAACGCAAGCTGATCAAGAAGATCGACGAGGCGCTCGGGCGCATCAACGACGGCGAGTACGGCTACTGTGACAGCTGCGGCGTGGAGATCGGCCTCAAGCGCCTGGAGGCGCGCCCCACCGCCACGCTGTGCATCGACTGCAAGACGCTGGAGGAAATGCGCGAACGCCAGGTCGCCAAGTAG
- the pnp gene encoding polyribonucleotide nucleotidyltransferase: MPNAIKKTFAYGAHTVTLETGEVARQAGGAVIVNMDDTVVLATVVAAKDAKPGQDFFPLTVDYVEKFYAAGRIPGGFFKREGRPTEKEILTSRLIDRPIRPLFPDGFYNEVQVIATVLSLNPEVDSDIPAMIGASAALALSGIPFNGPIGAARVGYLDGQYLLNPTAEQLKTSELNLVVAGTETAVLMVESEAKELSEEVMLGAVVYGHDQMQHAIRAINELVEVAGKPEWNWQPPAANEPLIARITELAKADLEQAFNITSKQARSERLAEIRKSVIAAVTEGVDNPPTANEVKDIFFNLESGIVRSRILNGEPRIDGRDTRTVRPIDIRVGVLPRTHGSALFTRGETQAMVVATLGTGRDEQIIDAIAGEYRENFMLHYNFPPFCTGETGRFGITKRREVGHGRLAKRALIAALPADEDFSYTIRLVSEITESNGSSSMASVCGGSLALMDAGVPMKAHVAGIAMGLIKEGNRFAVLTDILGDEDHLGDMDFKVAGTENGVTALQMDIKIQGITKEIMQVALAQAGEGRLHILEKMKSALSAARGEVSEFAPRMITMKINPEKIRDVIGKGGAVIRGLQEETGAVIEIEDDGTVTISSVSSESAQAAKEKIEAITAEVEVGKVYEGTVVRLLDFGAIVNIMPGRDGLLHVSQIANERVNNVSDYVKEGQAVRVKVLETDERGKIRLSMKALLEPQSAG; this comes from the coding sequence TTGCCTAACGCCATCAAGAAAACCTTTGCCTACGGCGCCCACACCGTCACGCTCGAAACCGGCGAGGTTGCTCGCCAGGCCGGCGGCGCCGTCATCGTCAACATGGACGACACCGTGGTGCTCGCCACCGTGGTCGCCGCCAAGGACGCCAAGCCGGGCCAGGACTTCTTCCCGCTCACCGTCGATTACGTCGAGAAGTTCTACGCCGCGGGCCGTATCCCCGGCGGCTTCTTCAAGCGCGAAGGCCGTCCGACCGAGAAGGAAATCCTCACCTCCCGCCTGATCGACCGCCCGATCCGTCCGCTCTTCCCGGACGGCTTCTACAACGAAGTGCAGGTCATCGCCACGGTGCTGTCGCTGAATCCGGAAGTCGACTCCGACATCCCGGCGATGATCGGTGCCTCGGCCGCGCTGGCGCTGTCCGGCATCCCGTTCAACGGCCCGATCGGCGCCGCGCGCGTGGGCTACCTGGACGGCCAGTACCTGCTCAACCCGACCGCCGAACAGCTCAAGACCAGCGAGCTGAACCTGGTTGTGGCCGGTACCGAGACCGCGGTGCTGATGGTCGAGTCCGAAGCCAAGGAGCTGTCCGAAGAAGTGATGCTGGGTGCGGTGGTCTACGGCCACGACCAGATGCAGCACGCCATCCGTGCGATCAACGAGCTGGTGGAAGTCGCCGGCAAGCCCGAATGGAACTGGCAGCCGCCGGCCGCCAACGAGCCGCTGATCGCCCGCATCACCGAGCTGGCGAAGGCCGACCTTGAGCAGGCCTTCAACATCACCAGCAAACAGGCACGCAGCGAGCGTCTGGCCGAGATCCGCAAGAGCGTGATCGCCGCGGTGACCGAAGGCGTGGACAACCCGCCGACGGCCAACGAGGTGAAGGACATCTTCTTCAACCTCGAGTCCGGCATCGTGCGCAGCCGCATCCTCAACGGCGAGCCGCGTATCGACGGTCGCGACACCCGCACCGTGCGCCCGATCGACATCCGCGTCGGCGTGCTGCCGCGTACCCACGGTTCCGCGCTGTTCACCCGCGGCGAGACCCAGGCCATGGTGGTCGCCACCCTGGGCACCGGCCGCGACGAGCAGATCATCGACGCGATCGCCGGCGAGTACCGTGAAAACTTCATGCTGCACTACAACTTCCCGCCGTTCTGCACCGGCGAGACCGGCCGCTTCGGCATCACCAAGCGCCGCGAAGTCGGCCACGGCCGCCTGGCCAAGCGCGCGCTGATCGCCGCGCTGCCCGCCGACGAGGACTTCAGCTACACCATCCGCCTGGTGTCCGAGATCACCGAATCCAACGGCTCCAGCTCGATGGCCTCGGTGTGCGGCGGCTCGCTCGCGCTGATGGATGCCGGCGTGCCGATGAAGGCGCACGTCGCCGGCATCGCCATGGGCCTGATCAAGGAAGGCAACCGCTTCGCGGTGCTGACCGACATCCTGGGCGACGAGGATCACCTCGGCGACATGGACTTCAAGGTCGCGGGTACCGAGAACGGCGTCACCGCGCTGCAGATGGACATCAAGATCCAGGGCATCACCAAGGAGATCATGCAGGTTGCGCTGGCCCAGGCCGGCGAGGGCCGCCTCCACATCCTGGAGAAGATGAAGTCGGCGCTGAGCGCGGCACGCGGCGAGGTCTCCGAGTTCGCCCCGCGCATGATCACCATGAAGATCAACCCCGAGAAGATCCGCGACGTGATCGGCAAGGGCGGCGCGGTGATCCGCGGCCTGCAGGAAGAGACCGGCGCGGTCATCGAGATCGAGGACGACGGCACCGTCACCATCTCCTCGGTGAGCTCGGAAAGCGCCCAGGCCGCCAAGGAAAAGATCGAGGCGATCACCGCCGAAGTCGAGGTGGGCAAGGTCTACGAGGGCACCGTGGTGCGCCTGCTGGACTTCGGCGCCATCGTGAACATCATGCCGGGTCGTGACGGCCTGCTGCACGTCTCGCAGATCGCCAACGAGCGCGTGAACAACGTGTCCGACTACGTCAAGGAAGGCCAGGCTGTGCGCGTGAAGGTGCTGGAAACCGACGAGCGTGGCAAGATCCGCCTGTCCATGAAGGCGCTGCTGGAACCGCAGAGCGCCGGCTGA
- the rpsO gene encoding 30S ribosomal protein S15, which produces MALDTTTKAQVVADYQRAKGDTGSPEVQVALLTTRINGLTGHFKANAKDHHSRRGLLKMVSRRRKLLDYLKRTNADSYRNLIERLGLRK; this is translated from the coding sequence ATGGCTCTCGATACCACTACCAAGGCGCAAGTCGTTGCCGATTATCAGCGCGCCAAGGGCGACACCGGCTCTCCCGAAGTCCAGGTGGCCCTGCTCACCACGCGCATCAACGGCCTGACCGGCCACTTCAAGGCCAACGCCAAGGATCATCACTCCCGCCGTGGCCTGCTCAAGATGGTCAGCCGCCGTCGCAAGCTGCTGGACTACCTGAAGCGCACCAACGCCGACAGCTATCGCAACCTGATCGAGCGTCTGGGCCTGCGCAAGTAA
- the truB gene encoding tRNA pseudouridine(55) synthase TruB, translating into MQFRHKRRPVDGVLLLDKPQGLSSNTALQRARRLLNAAKAGHTGTLDPMATGLLPLTFGEATKFSQMLLDADKGYEAVVRLGVETDTGDAEGQVIATAEVAVDRVKVEAALARFRGEIEQVPPMYSALKRDGKPLYEYARAGIEVERKARVVSIHALELLDFDGETFSIRVDCSKGTYIRTLAIDLGRALGCGAHLAALRRTRIGPFTASGAVTLEALEAAAEGEARDALLAPADALVAHLPAIELDPAAAAAILQGRQLPLPGTAPGLLRLYAAGRFLGLGETNGEGRLLPKRLVATGDGNGNT; encoded by the coding sequence ATGCAATTCCGCCACAAACGCCGTCCGGTCGACGGCGTGCTGCTGCTCGACAAGCCCCAGGGGCTGAGTTCCAACACCGCGCTGCAGCGCGCCCGCCGTCTGCTCAACGCCGCCAAGGCCGGGCATACCGGCACGCTGGACCCCATGGCCACCGGCCTGTTGCCGCTGACCTTCGGTGAAGCCACCAAGTTCTCGCAGATGCTGCTCGACGCCGACAAGGGCTACGAGGCGGTCGTGCGGCTCGGGGTCGAGACCGATACCGGCGATGCCGAAGGACAGGTCATCGCCACCGCCGAGGTGGCCGTCGACCGGGTCAAGGTGGAGGCCGCGCTGGCGCGCTTTCGCGGCGAGATCGAGCAGGTACCGCCGATGTACTCGGCGCTCAAGCGCGATGGCAAGCCGCTCTACGAGTACGCACGCGCCGGCATCGAGGTCGAGCGCAAGGCGCGCGTGGTGAGCATCCACGCGCTCGAACTGCTGGACTTCGACGGCGAGACGTTCAGTATCCGGGTGGATTGCAGCAAGGGGACCTACATCCGCACGCTGGCCATCGACCTCGGTCGCGCACTGGGTTGCGGCGCCCATCTGGCAGCGCTGCGCCGGACACGGATCGGTCCGTTCACGGCATCCGGGGCGGTCACGCTCGAGGCGCTCGAGGCCGCGGCCGAAGGCGAGGCGCGCGACGCCCTGCTGGCGCCGGCAGACGCGCTGGTCGCGCATCTGCCTGCGATCGAGCTCGACCCCGCCGCTGCCGCCGCCATCCTGCAAGGCCGTCAGTTGCCCTTGCCGGGTACTGCGCCCGGACTGCTGCGGCTGTATGCTGCAGGGCGCTTTCTCGGGCTTGGAGAAACCAACGGGGAGGGGCGCCTGTTGCCCAAACGCCTCGTCGCGACCGGCGATGGCAACGGTAATACATGA
- the rbfA gene encoding 30S ribosome-binding factor RbfA, translated as MPKEYSRSQRVAEQIRRELAELIRLEVKDPRIGMISLTDVEVTPDYAHAKVFFTSMTGEEGLDEILAGLRRASGFLRRELGRRVRIHTTPELHFHYDKSLEQGSRLSRLIDDAVREDEARHDHESSAGPDLPDGGADKKDD; from the coding sequence ATGCCCAAGGAGTACTCACGCAGCCAGCGCGTGGCGGAGCAGATCCGCCGCGAGCTGGCCGAGCTGATCCGGCTGGAGGTGAAGGATCCGCGCATCGGCATGATCTCGCTGACCGACGTGGAGGTCACGCCGGATTACGCGCATGCCAAGGTGTTTTTCACCTCCATGACCGGAGAGGAAGGGCTGGACGAGATCCTCGCCGGCCTGCGCCGCGCGAGCGGCTTCCTGCGCCGTGAATTGGGCCGGCGGGTGCGCATCCACACCACGCCGGAACTGCACTTCCACTACGACAAGTCGCTGGAGCAGGGCAGCCGGCTGTCGCGCCTGATCGACGATGCCGTGCGCGAGGATGAAGCGCGCCACGACCACGAGTCGAGCGCTGGCCCCGACCTTCCGGACGGGGGCGCTGACAAGAAAGACGATTGA